The genome window AGATAATATTTTCATGGTCTTATTTTAGGACGGGTAATGTTGTAAACAACCTCAGTGCCCAACCCACAGACAGCTTGTCTAGACCCTTATTTGAAGCAGAAGGTCACCAGGCAGGCAGACATCCCAGATGGACTTCAGGCATGTGATGAGGGCTGCAGCCCGGCCAGCGCTGGCCGCGGAAAGGGACCCTGACCTCACCTCTGGGTGCTGATACGGGGACGGCGCAGCCCGCTTGCGAGGCATGAGGTCAGAAGGCAGCAGCTCTCGGGAGCGGGCGAGCCTCGGGAGAAACGTCTCCCTCGTAAGAGCGCAGACCCCGCATGGTGCAGGGAACGGATATGCAGAGAAAGAGGATGTGCGACGTATCATGCTTGAGGACAACAAGGGTGGAAAGTGCACAGGAGAGTGGCTCCACCAGAAAAGGCAACGAGGCTTCTGAAATACACTCACTGAAAAGAAACAACATCAAGGGCCCAGGAAGACCTAGTTTAGTGGCTAAGATCAGAGGAGCCAGATCCTGGTGTTAGGTGCTGCCCAGCTCCACCGCCCACACCGGGACCCCCACCAGCTCCGCCGTCCACACCGGGACCCCCACCAGCTCCGCCGCCCACACCGGGACCCCCACCAGCTCCGCCGCCCACACCGGGACCCCCACCAGCTCCGCCGTCCACACCCTGCACCGTCCACACCGGCCCCCCACCAGCTCCACCGCCCACACCGGGGCCCCCAACCAGCTCCACCGCCCACACCGGGACCCCCACCAGCTCCACCACTCACAGCTGGGCCTCCGTTTCCCAAAAGTACACCAGATGTACCGTCTGTACCGAACTCTCAGGTGAGaagtaaatgttatttatgtaaataaacatataaaccaCATAGAATATTGTTTTCGTCAtctttgttgttgctattattattgttactgtcagTGCTATACCCCACTGTGGAACGTCACCGGGTCCCCCTCCCAAGCCTGCAGCCCCCCGGGGCCAGGCCCTGCCAGCCAGGAGGGACGGAACTGCCAGCCCAGCCTTCTGACAAGGCGATGAGTGGCGGTTTGGCCGCGGATGGCCTACCGAAGCTCCGCCTGCGTCCTCCCTGGGGACAATGGGCGCATTACAGGCACCTCACGGTCTCCCCTTAAGGCAGAAGCTGCTGCTTTAAAAGCTGCCGGTAAAGTAAAAAGCCTTGCCAGGCAACAAGCCTGGGAGCAACAGGAGAAGAGCACAGAGCAAAGATCCCAcagcctccctcccttcttcccagaGCCACGAGCCAGCTCGTCTGTCCTAACTCCGCACGCGAGCAGCCTGGCGTTCCAACCAGGGGTGGCTCACCTGCTTCGCAGCAGCCGGGCCGGGAGGTAAGGAGCCCGGCGTGAGCGCAGGGGGGCTCCTGGGGCCGCAGAGCTCggggaaggggttggggatgGCCGGCAGAGACGACGTCCTCAACTGCTGGTCCTCCTGCTGCAGGCGCCTGCAGGAGAGACAACGCCCGTCAAAAGCTGCCGTCCGCTCAGGACCCAGGGGTCCCACGTCTGGGAATCTGCCTGGAAACCCGAGGGAGGGACTCGGATGCACGTTTGGACACCTGTGTCCACACCGCACTGCTCACAGCCGTCAAAAGGTGGGAGCAACCAATGGCCCACTGTCCCAGGAACGAGGACACAATGTGGTGTAAACGTGCAGCCTGCACAGGGAAGGGGATTCTGACACGAGCTACAACACGGACGAGCCGTGAGGACGGCACTGCAACGAGGCACCTGCAGCAGTCACATCCAGAGACAGACACAGGGTGGAGGGCCGGGGTCGGGGACGGGGGGTCACTGTCCAGTGGGGACAGGGTTTCAGATGTGCAAGTCCTGCAGGTATAAGACACAGAGGAAGGAGAGGCGGGCCCTTCCTATAACCGCTGGGCCACGTGCCCAGGAGCTTACTGGACTGTTAACAAACCCCACTCCTCCGTAACAGCCTCCTTCCTGGTGACAGAAGACCCAGGGGACGCAGGAGTCCCTTGTCACACAGAGCAAGAGGGGAGGAGGTGCAGCCATGCTCACCTTCAGGACCTCCCAGCCCCAAAGTACTGCTAACCAGGGACTCACCGGAGAACgttttactttcttttgaatTACCGCACAAGAGGCTGACTTTCTGATATCCTAGCTTCACAGAAGTTCACAAAGCTTCTCTCTTTAGGAGGCAGTTTTGAGCATTTTAAAAGTCctattttttagggcagtgaaatgaCTCCATACAATACTATAAGGCTGGGTCCACATCAtcacacatttgtccaaaccacAGAATACCCAGCATCACGAGCCAGCCCCAGTGTGCAGCAGGGGCTCTGCGTGTTAACGAGGGTGCTGAGGGTCGTGGTTACAACAAGGGTGCCGCCCCGGTGGGGACGCTGGCGGAGGGGGCGGAGTGTATGCTGAGGGGGATGGGAAGCATGTAGGAAACCTCTGCAGCCGCCTCTCGATTTTGCTATGAACCCCAAAcggctcttaaaaataaaatctttttttaaaaaaaggtgctAATTGAAAGAGGCCAGACACAGAAGGTCACATACTATATGCTTCCATTTGTCAGAAGCATCCAGACCAGATCAATCCACAGCACAGAACACAGATggatggttgccaagggctgtGGGCGGGGAAAGCAGGGGGGCCCTGCTCAGCGGGTGGGAGGTTCCTCGGGAGATGGGGATACTCGGGAACTAGACAGGGTGAGGGGGGCGCTGCACCGCCCTGGGAGTGTCCTAACCGCCACCCAGCACACACTATGACGTGATTCAGTCTACGCTGTGCAAATTCCATTTCGATACGttgttttaaatactgaaaaacaaagtGTTTTTAGCGGTTCACAGTATCACCCAAAGCCAAACCAAGGTATATCAGACAAAGCCGAAGAGGCCCGTGGCCAAAGGGTACCTGCCTCCACAAGAGACACGGGAGGCGGGGTCAGGGGCCGGGAGGAAGGGTGGGGCCGCACTCCTCCACCTGTCCAGGTGCGAACACGCCCCCTTCACTGCAGTCCCTCCTCCTGCTTCACCTGTCACCCCTCTACTGCTCCAGTTTCTGTTCTGCACCTGCTCTCCTCAGACGGGGGACAATACCTGCTCTCCTCAGACGGGGGACAATACCTGCTCTCCTCAGACGGGGGACAATACCTGCTCTCCTCAGACGGGGGACAATACCTGCTCTCCTCAAACGGGGGACAATCTCTGGGAAGCCCTCGGCAGGGCACACCTGCTCCTTGGGCCCCTCACCCGGGTCTGCATCTGGGGTCCCCACTCTCCAGGTATGGGCCAAGTCACCTCCCCCGGCGCCTGTTTCCTTACCCGGGAACTGAGGGCCACCACGCCAGCGCCTAGGAAGGCTGCAGTGACCGTCCCATCAGCTACTGCATGAGGACCCAACAGACTCAtacacaggaggtgctcagcaGACACAGGAAACCCTCAGCAGACCCATTTGCAAAATGGGCCTTCGGGGATCCTACATTGGTTGTCCCATTTTTTAAAACGCACCTGAAGATAAGAAACGATATGAGAACGTGAGAGAATGTCGCTGAAAAGAGGCTGGGCCCGGGACCGGTGTCCGCTCTCCGGAGGGAGGGAGCGAGCCTCCTGCCCTGTGTCCGTCAAACCCTGGGATTCAGTACCCGCAGCCCCTGGGCAGAGGGCCAAGTACAGCCAGGACTCCAGACTCAAGGGTCCTGGCCAACTAACCGGCAGGGAAGCAGGCCTTCGTGCACCCCCGTTCTCTGCCTGGTCCAGCCTCATGCACCGTCACTGCGGCTGCCACTCCATCCTCCCGGGGCCTCCCCGAGGCCACCACGGATGGGTGGCCGACACACTCCAGACCCAGAGAAGCTTGCAGGAGAAAAGAATGTCTCCCCCCAGACTGAACTCACCAGGAGCTCAGAACACAGGGGTGACGCCCTAGGGAGCCAAGTGGTACACACACTGGAGGATGGATGTGACAAAGGGCAGGATGCCgagaagcagtgaccccaggcCACCCCGGCCGCTGCACCCCACCTGCAGACGCTCGGTCCCCACCCCCTGAGACAGAGCTGGCGACCTTGGGCAAGAGGGTCATCTGGCTGCAGAAGACATAGGATGTCGGGCTGGAAGGAAGGCTCACAGAAGTTTCCAGAAGCACAGCGAACACTCCATCCCCACAAGGAAAGGAGATTCCCAAGAAGACGCTCCAGCCCGACAGACGTCCCAGCCACCGCACACCACACACCCTCCCCCGCGAAAGCCCAGGGAGGCAGCAGGTGCCAGTCACCCCTCAACCTCCCTCACCTGAAAACCTGCCAGAGCCAACGCGGGCCCGGGGTGGGGACCGCAGAGAGCTCGTCTGCTGGATTTCACAAAGGCCCCCATTCACAACCACTGCCCCGACCTTCCCCACTCCCAGGCAGAGACAGAGCCGAGGTGCCCCCAAcactctgtcccccaccccccaaatccaCGAGCTGACAGATCTCATCCACCCCCCATCCCCGGTCAGGACAGTGCCGCTCTAGGCTGGTCCCTGAAACAGCTTCcaagtcccccccacccccgcccccagcctgccAGGACTACCCACCgcaacccccacccccgccccgctcNNNNNNNNNNNNCCACCCCCGACCCCAGGCTGCCAGAACTACCCACCGAAACCCCAATCCAAGCCTCGCTCACCTGGCTCAAACCCTTCTCTCGTCTCTCCCCTTGGAGGGGCTCCCAAAGGCCCCTGGCTCTGGCCCTACCTGTTGGGATCTCTTTTCTATCCCTCTCTGCGGAGGTCTGATAGACACACAAAGCCGCGCGCATTCAATGTCCACGACTGGACGAGCTTAGAGAGAAGAACACGCCGTGACCTGTCACCACAGTCTGGCCGTAAACCTCCTCCAGTGTTCACGCCCACCCTCCTCACTTATCATTAGtattttgtgtgcgtgtgtgtgataAGAACACGTCACACGAGACCGGGCCCTGTAGCAAGCTCCTCAACACGCAGTGCAGCACTGCTAACTCAGGCCACGCTGCACGGCACGCCGGCAGGCCTCGTCCACCAGGTTAAACTGACCCTCTGGACCCTCCGACCGGCACCTCCCAGCTGGCCCCCGGCAACCCTCTCCACTCCCCGCCTCCACACTCCTGGCGCTTTCAGGCTCCCTGTGGAAGTGGAATCACGTAGTAACTGTCCTTCTCTGTGGGTCCCATTTACTCGGCACACTGTCCATGCTGTCCGGCCATGGATGAAAGGACGGAGAAAACGTGATACATACACGTGGCACGTACATACATACACTCGGCCATAGAAAAGGAAGGGGATCCGGCCACTTGCGACACCAGGGCTCATCTCTCCTGCTCACCCTTCGACAGCCAGTTCAGAGGTCTGcttcctccagggagccctcctCCACTGCCCAGAGTCCCTCCCTCCGGCCCCGGCCTTTCCAGGGAGGCTGAGCCTCCTCCCCCTGGCCCCCGGGGGAACGGGCTCAGGTGTCCGAGGCTGCACGTTTCTGACCAGCCCCCGGTCCCCGGCCCCACCCCGGGCAGTGAGGCCTGGGAGCCCTCCGTGGACTGCCTGGCCGTTCGTTCATTTATTCCAGGGCGGTCTCCTCTGACGGGGTTTCTGCACGTTGCACCGGCccggcacagagcaggtgctcataTCCTACAGGTGCCCTGAACTGAACCAGGTACCAGCAGGTACCCCGGCGGCCCTGCtagacagagggaaggaaggggcccACCCAGCTGAGCCCGGCGCCGTGGCCCCGAGACCCACCCCTCGCTCCTGGCGGGGAGGCCAGGGCCCACCTGACGGCAAGGATGTGCATGGGCTGGGACCGTTGCAGCCTCTGCCGCGGGGCCACCTGCCCCTGCAGGGGCCTTGCTCCGGGGGGCCGGCCGCGGGGATGCCGGCCGTTGTGCAGGAGGGGCGCCGTCTCCGCGGCCGCGCACAGGCTCTCCAGGGACGCATCCATGTCGTTCACCAGCGTCTCCAGGTCCACGTCGTCCTCTGCGCGTcgaaagggagagaaagacaaacgTCAGCAGCAGCGAGGGGCCACGGCCAGGTTCCAAGACTCCCACCGTCTTAAAATACGACGTGAGGGTGGAGGACGGTAACTGCAACAAGCGCACATTTCTGTGAGGAACCATCTGTGTCCTAGGTATTGTCATCTGTCGACACTCCAGAAGCAATCCAGTAATCACAGCCCACCTGCCTTTCCCATCTGTACGGGAGACCCTCTCGGGGCATCTGCTGGGGTGCAGGGGGCCACGCGCAGCCTGAGCCCCGACCTCGGCCGGCCAATCGCCGGGGCACAAGGAGCCCTAAGGAGGCCAGTCAGGGCTTCTCGCTTCCCCGAAATTCcagaagagaagcagagagacagcAACGGAGCAGCTCCCGACCCTGATCCCAGCCTCGTCTGCGAAGGCCACCAGGAGGGCCGCAGACGCGGCAGACGGGCCCCGGGCGTTGCTGCTGGCGAGACCCGCACCTGCAGGCCTCTGGGTGCCCGAGAGCCAGGGGGAGGCTGCCTTCACGTAAGAAGGCCCGAGGCCGACGCAGAGAGAGGACGACAGGAAACGCCAGAAAGAGAGACGGGTAGTTTTATGTGTCGGTGTGGCTGAAGCCGGTCAACCATCATTCTAGATGTTTCCGTGAAGTTACTCTTAGACGAGAGTCTAAGAGAGACGAGAACAATGCGGGCCCCGGCCCTTCCCGGGTCCGCAGCCTGCGGCCCCGCACACGTGGACGTGGACTCACGACTGTGCGAGTCTACTCCTCCCAATAACCAACCCCaaacacacgcacatgcacatccCGTGGGCTCAGTTCCGGAGATCCGTCCCTTTCTAACAACACGGCCGACGCAACTGAGGCTGCCTCTCACGAGTAGGTCGCATGTCACCCAAGTCACAGTCCATCATCTGCTCCCCCGGAGCCCAGGGGACACCCAGGGGACACACCAGAGCTTAGGGCCCAAGACAGCCAGGCCTCGCCCCACCGAGGTGAGCAGCCCCTGAGGGGCAGGAGAGCAcctgctgccccagccctgcccctgtcCTGCGCCTGCCGGTTCGGGGCCCAAGCCCCAGTCCCGGGTCTCCATCCCTCCGGGTCTGCAGCTCTCACTGGGGCTCACAGTGGTGCCAGGCCAGCAGGTGGGCGTGAGGCATCAGTGAGTCCTCACCTGCTCTGTAACAGAGCCTGGCGCAGGGTAAACACTTGGTCGATGTTATTTATttgctctgtttcatttattcctcacaaaacAATGCAGAGTGGTGCCTATTAACCTGGTTTAACAGCCAAGGAAGTCGGTCCAGGGTAGTCAAgaaacttgccccaggtcacaccaGCAGTCAGCAGGGAACCTGGAATCTGAAAACAAGTTTTGCAGCTGCCGACGTGAGCTCACCAGTTGCGCACTCCATCAGTGAGCTCACGGAACTTTCTGGAACACtgacctccctgcccctcccgctCCCCCCACAAATGTCTCCGATGCCTCTGCTTTGTTCGGCCTCCCTGTCTCACGAGGCAGAAGGGCAGGAGGAgacagaaggaaacaaaacagaacaacaacaaaggcCAGCCTAGAAGGCACGGAAGCCGCAGGGCGCAGGGGGCGGGTCAGCGGGGGTGTTTGGGATCAGGGAGTCTCTGGTCGGGTGCGGGGGGTGCAGTGCAGGTACGGAGAGAtccaggaagaggcaggaagaccACAGAACAGCCCTCCCCCAAGGCCCCTCTACCCTCCAGGCAGTGGTGCCCGGAAGAGAGGTCTGGGGAGCGTCTGGACCAGACGAGAGATGTTACAGTCTGCAGGCAGGCCCTGAGGACGGACAGAAAGACACACGgatgggcggggggtggggagggggacaggggagggggagaaggacaGGCGGCTGCTGAAATCGCAGTATGAGAGTGCAGTCCCGCTGGAGCCAAGGACAGAGGCCCAGGCAGGGTGGGCGGTAGGGCAGAACCCGGGAAGAAGGGGGGGTGTCTGGGGGGGTTGTTGTGCAGAGACCCCAGCACCCGGGGGAGGGCTGACGGGGGAGAGGGCAGAGCCCTGCACCTCCAGGCCTTGCGGGGAGAAGGAGCTGAAAGATGCTGCTACGGCTCAGGTTATGTGTTGTCTAGTATTAATAATCCCAGGGCCAGATATTAAAAGGACCAAGTGCTGCATCGATACTTAGTAACTAATTACGGTGAAATCGATCATTAATCCATCACAAGGGAGGACGTGGGAGTCAGCGGGCAGGGCTCCCGCTCAGAGTCcaggaggcaggtggggaggaggggccagacCCCTGCAGGGGTCCCCACATGCCCACGGGCCCCTGGTCCCTTCGGGGCCCCTGGTCCCTTCGGGGCCCCTGGTCCCTGCGGGGCCGCTGGGTGCAGGTCCTCGTCCGTAAACTAGGAAGCAACATGGGCAACAACAAAAACCGTGGACAGTGGCCACCCAAAGAGAGCCGTCGCTGAACAGGAGGGAGCTCGCCTAGTTATCTGACGAGGAAAAGCAGGAGTTGTGCCAGAGTTCCCAGGTCGGAGCTTTAGGAAAGTTCTAGCACGTGTCCATCGAGAAGGCCACTCGCCTCCTTTACTCACATGTGGCTGACCTGTAATTGCTGCTTAAGTAAAACTCTGTACACCAGTGAGTCCACGTGCCACCCTGCCTCACCCTAGTAACAACTCAGTATTTCCATCTAAATGGACCATTTAAGAATCAATAGGATGAAACACCAAGTCCACTGGAATCATGGAGCTGGCCTTGGCTGTAGACAAGTGGCCTTGGTGTGGACAGGCAGCCGAGGGAAGCTCAACGGGGATCCGATGGTGCTTCACCAGCAGCGTCTCCTACTTGATTAACATGGGGAGGAAACCCAGCAGAACACAAAGGCCACTGTCTTCCCGGCTTTAGAGATCAAACAGGACTAGCGTTCTCGCTCTCTGACAGATTtcagccaagaaaataaaaggtcCTATCCCCTCAGGTGGATTTTCCTTCGAGTCATTTCTTCCCCACGCATTTCTGAAAGCCCTTGGCTGTGCCCACGGGGGCAGGCCTCTGTGTCTCCTGTCCTTTTCTTTATGTTCCTTCTCCTGCCAGCCAGGGTCCTTCCTGGGCCA of Physeter macrocephalus isolate SW-GA chromosome 5, ASM283717v5, whole genome shotgun sequence contains these proteins:
- the LOC114486364 gene encoding growth factor receptor-bound protein 10-like isoform X4; its protein translation is MALAGGPDSFLHHPYYQDQVEQTSPRRPGDLAGPGFPAPPDRLANHQACPLPGLASGRHSPGIIQTCMCFTEFVLVLDLSEPPLLKMTVRPEDDVDLETLVNDMDASLESLCAAAETAPLLHNGRHPRGRPPGARPLQGQVAPRQRLQRSQPMHILAVRRLQQEDQQLRTSSLPAIPNPFPELCGPRSPPALTPGSLPPGPAAAKQVSHPWLERQAARVRS
- the LOC114486364 gene encoding growth factor receptor-bound protein 10-like isoform X3, with protein sequence MIRNTASDPRNSSWILGSKEIDRIRTPSLGTCRGHVQSLPEPWAGTCCGVGHHAEPEEGAAGGDGPVTGRRFSPVSVQPGGHQTPRAPENPRQDQVEQTSPRRPGDLAGPGFPAPPDRLANHQEDDVDLETLVNDMDASLESLCAAAETAPLLHNGRHPRGRPPGARPLQGQVAPRQRLQRSQPMHILAVRRLQQEDQQLRTSSLPAIPNPFPELCGPRSPPALTPGSLPPGPAAAKQVSHPWLERQAARVRS
- the LOC114486364 gene encoding growth factor receptor-bound protein 10-like isoform X2; the encoded protein is MPDSCGVGHHAEPEEGAAGGDGPVTGRRFSPVSVQPGGHQTPRAPENPRQDQVEQTSPRRPGDLAGPGFPAPPDRLANHQACPLPGLASGRHSPGIIQTCMCFTEFVLVLDLSEPPLLKMTVRPEDDVDLETLVNDMDASLESLCAAAETAPLLHNGRHPRGRPPGARPLQGQVAPRQRLQRSQPMHILAVRRLQQEDQQLRTSSLPAIPNPFPELCGPRSPPALTPGSLPPGPAAAKQVSHPWLERQAARVRS